A single Salmo trutta chromosome 14, fSalTru1.1, whole genome shotgun sequence DNA region contains:
- the LOC115147183 gene encoding trinucleotide repeat-containing gene 6C protein isoform X1 produces the protein MEEDGDGCRVSPLCVAPHSMVLQHHLSSDLPFQSGPGAQYENPHWGALPPATDRSSTTTGSSWDQVIIDGSDTEAWPSISRSSVSRPANPPECATAADCTNPETSSNMSMAAGATSQQAHYPSSLKANVANVASMMQPGGGQGVGAIGSRGWGSGPGPITMGPTGGAKPDGLGPNMGRSGGAPSWNSQPSFSLNLNPNANPSAWPVLGQEGAGGGPNPASLPPNGSLGNGSLGGDENSSSSTWGGMMSPDAPSSMEHPNLNTDGQNSHHTKQPLSPIHGLPGWGGQSPTESSQLNGDAGSSVWGNGDTKTSADSSSKNSGWDSAPSGGMSGWGHSGSGGGGSGSGEGGWGGDWGKHSSGGGEVKGGWDSSDSPAQDQQVSSWGQPTPAPASEGSGSGGSEGRSHRRERTGSEDGGPPPLPRQDLDPRVLCNTGWGQTPVRQHTSWEMEEQRAANEKKTSEMRGGGGGDTWRGSNSPSSGSPPDPRNGGANPNLGPSQRPGSGGSGGKSEGPSGWGGPPPSGWGEQPVNKAPNGSVSGWGDPMAQGPNTTNNGPKSGGQSWGVPEKSSPTWDDGPAKTQQNQSWGEGPKSSSHGWGSGHGSGSNGSNGSNGSNGGEWREPAEVKKNGSSSHMWEGEGGNGRGEGGNGRGDGGNGRGEGGNGRGGGGWKDSPRGGGGNGSGWGSKPAPAVGVGGWGETQTQHPNGPAPGWGSKPQESPNGPSPGWGFKPQEGPNGPSPGWGSKPQEGPNGPAPGWGSKPQEGPSGPAPGWGSKPQEGPSGPAPGWGSKPQESPNGPSPGWGSKPQESPNGPSPGWGSKPQESPNCNSGGGGPGGSSMGSWGGPASVRQSSNPGWGPGSSGAKPDPAMEPTGWEEPSPPSIRRKMEIDDGTSTWGDPSAYNKTVNMWDRNNPTGGNGNQGNNPTQPPTSKSSGGLTVNNSHNNHSSVPPSNNNHHHMNHHHLHHGQPPPHSQHHGNNNGSANTAASHQGGGPQGRPPMANPGWGELPSVQQPKPEPAWGEPAGPSPAVDNGTSAWGKPPGVPGGWGDGGHEPNGPYRRGNNGPSGPAPCKPALKSMQDGWGGGREEEMGMSSGQWDADAGEMWNSPASQESSSSCNSWGQPPKKGPPKGKMGNQPDEAWIMNRLIKQLTDMGFPRDPAEEALKSNNMNLDQAMSALLEKKTELDKHGMGMSDYNNGMNKPLGCRPQALSKDPSSDRSPFLDKDGGLSDDAPPSPFLPSPISLKLPLVNNLQPGLALGSPGLNMQNLNNRQMQSGMLGSSGAALSRAMQQPPQPPVPPLGSSQPSLRAQVPQFLTPQVQAQLLQFAAKNIGLNPALLTSPINPQQMTLLYQLQQLQMAYQRLQIQQQMMQAQRNVSGPIRQQEQQVARTINNMQQQIQQHQRQLYQALLMKQQPPGSHSSSGLHPGQGKSALDSFPGHPQAPGLSDLHTKEPHSSPNSYSPFPLSGLNPNMNVNCMEVGGLSMKEPPQPQSRLSQWTHPNAMDSLSGNSSHMEANLNKHGAISAVSNLGPPGKPPHMDDSYSPYSMMGGSESPTSPLVPPDSWGQGPGKSPKDQITNGTNINWPPEFCPGVPWKGLQNIDPENDPNMTPGSVPSGPTINTNIQDVNRYLLRDRSGGKLSDMKSTWSPGPISHPSQASLSHELWKVPQGPRNNTAPSRPPPGLTNPAKPSSTWGGNSLGLAQGWSSSYTSEGTTWSTDSSNRTSSWLVLRNLTPQIDGSTLRTLCMQHGPLITFHLFLTQGNAVVRYSSKEEAAKAQKSLHMCVLGNTTILAEFAGEEEVNRYFAQGQQQQQLPPTTSWQPNPGTNQTRMGGGSQQHAIGHHWSSGGSGLGGGAKTGGGGDLLWGGVPQYSSLWGPPSGDDCRGVIGSPNTINTLLPGDLLSGESM, from the exons ACCTGCCCTTCCAGAGTGGTCCTGGTGCCCAGTATGAGAATCCCCACTGGGGAGCCTTACCACCAGCCACCGACCGCAGCAGCACCACCACCGGTAGTAGCTGGGATCAAGTGATCATCGACGGGAGCGACACCGAGGCCTGGCCCTCCATCAGTCGCAGCAGCGTCAGCCGACCAGCAAATCCTCCAGAATGTGCCACAGCCGCTGACTGTACAAACCCAGAGACCAGCAGCAACATGAGCATGGCCGCAGGGGCTACTAGCCAGCAGGCccactacccctcctctctcaaaGCTAACGTCGCTAACGTAGCTAGCATGATGCAGCCTGGCGGTGGCCAGGGAGTTGGAGCCATCGGCAGCAGGGGCTGGGGTTCTGGACCAGGCCCCATCACCATGGGCCCCACTGGGGGAGCCAAACCCGACGGCCTAGGGCCCAACATGGGTCGGAGTGGAGGAGCACCCAGCTGGAACTCCCAGCCCAGCTTTAGCCTGAACCTGAACCCCAACGCCAACCCCTCGGCCTGGCCCGTGCTGGGGCAAGAGGGGGCTGGAGGTGGCCCGAACCCCGCCTCACTACCACCCAACGGTAGCCTGGGCAACGGGAGCCTGGGAGGGGACgagaacagcagcagcagcacctggGGAGGCATGATGAGCCCTGACGCCCCAAGCAGCATGGAACACCCCAACCTTAACACTGACGGACAAAACAGCCACCACACTAAGCAGCCCCTCAGCCCCATCCACGGGCTGCCCGGCTGGGGAGGCCAGTCCCCTACTGAGTCCTCCCAGCTCAACGGAGACGCAGGGAGCTCCGTCTGGGGCAACGGAGACACCAAGACATCCGCTGACTCCTCCTCCAAGAACTCAGGCTGGGACTCAGCACCCTCCGGAGGCATGTCCGGCTGGGGCCACTCTGGCAGCGGAGGAGGCGGGAGTGGCAGTGGAGAAGGAGGCTGGGGAGGAGACTGGGGGAAGCACTCCAGCGGTGGAGGAGAGGTCAAAGGAGGCTGGGATTCCTCAGATAGCCCAGCCCAGGACCAGCAGGTGAGCTCCTGGGGCCAGCCAACCCCGGCCCCGGCTAGTGAGGGTAGCGGGAGCGGTGGCAGCGAGGGGCGCTCCCATCGCAGGGAGAGGACTGGCAGCGAGGACGGAGGCCCCCCTCCCCTGCCTCGGCAGGACCTGGACCCCCGTGTGCTCTGCAACACAGGCTGGGGCCAGACGCCCGTCCGCCAGCACACCTCCTGGGAGATGGAGGAGCAGCGTGCCGCCAACGAGAAGAAGACCAGCGAGATGAGGGGAGGCGGTGGAGGGGACACTTGGAGGGGCTCCAACAGCCCCTCTTCCGGATCCCCACCGGACCCCCGGAACGGGGGAGCCAACCCCAACCTGGGACCATCTCAGAGGCCAGGCTCAGGGGGCTCCGGAGGCAAGAGCGAGGGCCCCTCAGGCTGGGGAGGTCCTCCACCCTCAGGCTGGGGGGAGCAGCCTGTCAACAAGGCCCCCAACGGTTCCGTCAGTGGCTGGGGGGACCCCATGGCCCAAGGCCCCAACACCACAAACAATGGTCCAAAGAGTGGAGGTCAATCCTGGGGTGTCCCTGAGAAGTCCTCCCCTACCTGGGACGACGGGCCAGCCAAGACCCAGCAGAACCAGAGCTGGGGAGAGGGGCCCAAGTCGTCCTCCCATGGCTGGGGTTCCGGCCATGGAAGTGGCAGCAATGGCTCCAATGGATCCAACGGCTCCAACGGTGGAGAGTGGAGAGAACCGGCCGAGGTGAAGAAGAATGGGTCCTCCAGCCACATGtgggaaggagaaggaggaaatGGACGAGGAGAAGGAGGAAATGGACGAGGAGATGGAGGAAATGGACGAGGAGAAGGGGGAAatggacgaggaggaggagggtggaaggacagccccagagggggtggaggaaatGGGAGCGGCTGGGGGTCGAAGCCTGCCCCTGCTGTTGGAGTTGGTGGCTGGGGGGAGACCCAGACCCAGCACCCCAACGGCCCAGCACCAGGATGGGGCTCCAAGCCCCAGGAAAGCCCCAACGGCCCATCACCAGGATGGGGCTTCAAGCCCCAGGAAGGCCCCAACGGCCCATCACCAGGATGGGGCTCCAAGCCCCAGGAAGGCCCCAACGGCCCAGCACCAGGATGGGGCTCCAAGCCCCAGGAAGGCCCCAGCGGCCCAGCACCAGGATGGGGCTCCAAGCCCCAGGAAGGCCCCAGCGGCCCAGCACCAGGATGGGGCTCCAAGCCCCAGGAAAGCCCCAACGGTCCTTCGCCAGGATGGGGCTCCAAGCCCCAGGAAAGCCCCAACGGTCCTTCGCCAGGATGGGGCTCCAAGCCTCAAGAAAGCCCCAACTGCAATAGTGGAGGAGGTGGACCAGGAGGAAGCAGCATGGGGTCCTGGGGCGGCCCTGCATCTGTAAGGCAGAGTTCCAACCCCGGCTGGGGCCCGGGGAGCTCCGGAGCCAAACCCGACCCAGCGATGGAGCCCACCGGCTGGGAggaaccctctcctccctccatccgcCGCAAGATGGAGATCGATGACGGCACGTCCACCTGGGGAGACCCCAGCGCCTACAACAAGACCGTGAATATGTGGGACCGCAACAACCCCACTGGAGGTAACGGTAACCAAGGCAACAACCCCACCCAGCCGCCAACCAGCAAGAGTAGCGGAGGCTTGACCGTCAACAACAGCCACAACAACCACTCCTCCGTCCCCCCTAGCAACAACAATCACCACCACATGAACCACCACCACCTGCACCACGGACAGCCCCCGCCACACAGCCAGCACCACGGCAACAACAATGGATCCGCCAACACCGCCGCCTCGCACCAGGGCGGAGGACCCCAGGGCAGACCACCTATGGCCAACCCAG gctGGGGGGAGCTGCCTAGTGTCCAGCAGCCCAAGCCAGAGCCAGCGTGGGGGGAGCCCGCTGGCCCCTCTCCTGCAGTGGACAACGGCACCTCTGCCTGGGGCAAACCCCCTGGTGTTCCTGGAGGCTGGGGCGATGGGGGGCACGAGCCCAATGGACCCTACAGGAGGGGAAACAACGGACCCTCTGGACCTGCACCCTGCAAGCCAG CCCTCAAATCTATGCAAGACGGTTGGGGAGgcgggagggaggaggagatgggcaTGTCTTCTGGCCAATGGGATGCTGACGCCGGAGAAATGTGGAACAGCCCCGCCTCCCAGGAGAGCAGCTCCTCCTGTAACTCGTGGGGCCAGCCACCCAAGAAGGGCCCGCCCAAGGGCAAGATGGGCAACCAGCCGGACGAAGCCTGGATCATGAACCGTCTCATCAAGCAGCTCACTGACATGGGCTTCCCG AGGGATCCTGCTGAGGAGGCTCTGAAGAGCAACAACATGAACCTGGACCAGGCCATGA GCGCTTTGTTGGAGAAGAAGACTGAACTGGACAAGCATGGCATGGGCATGTCAGACTACAACAACGGGATGAACAAGCCGTTGGGTTGCCGTCCCCAGGCCCTCTCCAAAGACCCCTCCTCGGACCGCAGCCCATTCCTAGACAAG GACGGTGGTCTGTCAGATGACGCCCCCCCCTCACCGTTTCTGCCTTCTCCCATCAGCCTGAAGCTCCCCCTGGTTAACAACCTGCAGCCTGGGCTGGCCCTGGGCTCCCCGGGGCTCAACATGCAAAACTTAAACAACAGACAG atgcagaGTGGAATGTTGGGCAGTAGTGGAGCAGCACTATCCCGGGCCATGCAGCAGCCTCCTCAGCCGCCAGTGCCGCCTCTCGGCTCCTCCCAGCCTAGTCTACGCGCTCAAGTGCCTCAGTTTCTCACCCCTCAG GTTCAAGCACAGCTCTTGCAGTTTGCTGCAAAAAACATTGGTCTGAACCCTGCACTTTTAACCTCACCAATAAACCCTCAACAAATGACCCTGTTGTACCAACTTCAGCAACTGCAAATG gcGTACCAGCGTTTACAaatccagcagcagatgatgcAAGCTCAGCGCAACGTCTCCGGTCCCATCAGACAACAAGAGCAGCAA GTTGCACGTACAATCAATAACATGCAGCAGCAGATCCAACAGCACCAGCGTCAGCTGTACCAGGCCCTGCTGATGAAGCAGCAGCCCCCCGGCTCTCACTCCTCCTCCGGCCTGCACCCCGGCCAAGGCAAATCAGCCCTGGACTCGTTCCCAGGCCACCCCCAGGCTCCGGGCCTCTCCGACCTGCACACCAAAGAGCCGCATTCTTCTCCCAACTCCTACAGCCCATTCCCCCTCT ctGGACTCAATCCAAACATGAATGTAAACTGCATGGAGGTGGGGGGCCTGTCCATGAAGGAGcctccccagccccagtcccgtCTGTCCCAGTGGACCCACCCCAACGCCATGGACAGCCTCTCTGGAAACTCCTCCCACATGGAGGCCAACCTCAATAAGCACG GTGCCATTTCTGCTGTTTCTAATCTGGGCCCCCCTGGAAAGCCCCCCCACATGGATGACTCCTACAGCCCCTACAGTATGATGGGTGGGTCTGAGTCCCCCACCTCCCCCCTGGTTCCCCCTGACAGCTGGGGCCAGGGACCGGGAAAGAGCCCTAAGGACCAGATCACCAACGGAACAAATATCAACTGGCCCCCAG AGTTCTGTCCAGGCGTGCCCTGGAAGGGCCTGCAGAACATTGACCCTGAGAATGACCCCAACATGACCCCAGGAAGTGTTCCCAGCGGCCCCACCATCAACACCAACATCCAGGACGTCAACCGCTACCTGCTCCGGGACCGCAGCGGAG gtaAACTATCTGACATGAAGTCCACCTGGTCCCCGGGGCCCATCTCCCACCCCTCCCAGGCCTCTCTGTCCCACGAGCTGTGGAAGGTCCCCCAGGGGCCCCGCAACAACACAGCCCCCTCCAGGCCACCTCCGGGCCTAACCAACCCCGCCAAGCCCTCTTCCACCTGGGGAGGAAACTCCCTGGGCCTGGCCCAAGGCTGGAGCAGCTCATACACCTCAG agGGCACAACCTGGAGCACAGACAGCTCCAACAGGACCAGTAGCTGGCTGGTACTGAGGAACCTCACCCCCCAGATAGACGGCTCCACCCTGCGGACGCTGTGCATGCAGCACGGCCCTCTCATCACATTCCACCTCTTCCTGACCCAGGGAAACGCTGTGGTTCGATACAGCTCCAAGGAGGAGGCTGCCAAGGCACAGAAGTCCCTGCACAT
- the LOC115147183 gene encoding trinucleotide repeat-containing gene 6C protein isoform X2 produces the protein MEENTNKKQEKTKKEAAQKQAADTKTKDLPFQSGPGAQYENPHWGALPPATDRSSTTTGSSWDQVIIDGSDTEAWPSISRSSVSRPANPPECATAADCTNPETSSNMSMAAGATSQQAHYPSSLKANVANVASMMQPGGGQGVGAIGSRGWGSGPGPITMGPTGGAKPDGLGPNMGRSGGAPSWNSQPSFSLNLNPNANPSAWPVLGQEGAGGGPNPASLPPNGSLGNGSLGGDENSSSSTWGGMMSPDAPSSMEHPNLNTDGQNSHHTKQPLSPIHGLPGWGGQSPTESSQLNGDAGSSVWGNGDTKTSADSSSKNSGWDSAPSGGMSGWGHSGSGGGGSGSGEGGWGGDWGKHSSGGGEVKGGWDSSDSPAQDQQVSSWGQPTPAPASEGSGSGGSEGRSHRRERTGSEDGGPPPLPRQDLDPRVLCNTGWGQTPVRQHTSWEMEEQRAANEKKTSEMRGGGGGDTWRGSNSPSSGSPPDPRNGGANPNLGPSQRPGSGGSGGKSEGPSGWGGPPPSGWGEQPVNKAPNGSVSGWGDPMAQGPNTTNNGPKSGGQSWGVPEKSSPTWDDGPAKTQQNQSWGEGPKSSSHGWGSGHGSGSNGSNGSNGSNGGEWREPAEVKKNGSSSHMWEGEGGNGRGEGGNGRGDGGNGRGEGGNGRGGGGWKDSPRGGGGNGSGWGSKPAPAVGVGGWGETQTQHPNGPAPGWGSKPQESPNGPSPGWGFKPQEGPNGPSPGWGSKPQEGPNGPAPGWGSKPQEGPSGPAPGWGSKPQEGPSGPAPGWGSKPQESPNGPSPGWGSKPQESPNGPSPGWGSKPQESPNCNSGGGGPGGSSMGSWGGPASVRQSSNPGWGPGSSGAKPDPAMEPTGWEEPSPPSIRRKMEIDDGTSTWGDPSAYNKTVNMWDRNNPTGGNGNQGNNPTQPPTSKSSGGLTVNNSHNNHSSVPPSNNNHHHMNHHHLHHGQPPPHSQHHGNNNGSANTAASHQGGGPQGRPPMANPGWGELPSVQQPKPEPAWGEPAGPSPAVDNGTSAWGKPPGVPGGWGDGGHEPNGPYRRGNNGPSGPAPCKPALKSMQDGWGGGREEEMGMSSGQWDADAGEMWNSPASQESSSSCNSWGQPPKKGPPKGKMGNQPDEAWIMNRLIKQLTDMGFPRDPAEEALKSNNMNLDQAMSALLEKKTELDKHGMGMSDYNNGMNKPLGCRPQALSKDPSSDRSPFLDKDGGLSDDAPPSPFLPSPISLKLPLVNNLQPGLALGSPGLNMQNLNNRQMQSGMLGSSGAALSRAMQQPPQPPVPPLGSSQPSLRAQVPQFLTPQVQAQLLQFAAKNIGLNPALLTSPINPQQMTLLYQLQQLQMAYQRLQIQQQMMQAQRNVSGPIRQQEQQVARTINNMQQQIQQHQRQLYQALLMKQQPPGSHSSSGLHPGQGKSALDSFPGHPQAPGLSDLHTKEPHSSPNSYSPFPLSGLNPNMNVNCMEVGGLSMKEPPQPQSRLSQWTHPNAMDSLSGNSSHMEANLNKHGAISAVSNLGPPGKPPHMDDSYSPYSMMGGSESPTSPLVPPDSWGQGPGKSPKDQITNGTNINWPPEFCPGVPWKGLQNIDPENDPNMTPGSVPSGPTINTNIQDVNRYLLRDRSGGKLSDMKSTWSPGPISHPSQASLSHELWKVPQGPRNNTAPSRPPPGLTNPAKPSSTWGGNSLGLAQGWSSSYTSEGTTWSTDSSNRTSSWLVLRNLTPQIDGSTLRTLCMQHGPLITFHLFLTQGNAVVRYSSKEEAAKAQKSLHMCVLGNTTILAEFAGEEEVNRYFAQGQQQQQLPPTTSWQPNPGTNQTRMGGGSQQHAIGHHWSSGGSGLGGGAKTGGGGDLLWGGVPQYSSLWGPPSGDDCRGVIGSPNTINTLLPGDLLSGESM, from the exons ACCTGCCCTTCCAGAGTGGTCCTGGTGCCCAGTATGAGAATCCCCACTGGGGAGCCTTACCACCAGCCACCGACCGCAGCAGCACCACCACCGGTAGTAGCTGGGATCAAGTGATCATCGACGGGAGCGACACCGAGGCCTGGCCCTCCATCAGTCGCAGCAGCGTCAGCCGACCAGCAAATCCTCCAGAATGTGCCACAGCCGCTGACTGTACAAACCCAGAGACCAGCAGCAACATGAGCATGGCCGCAGGGGCTACTAGCCAGCAGGCccactacccctcctctctcaaaGCTAACGTCGCTAACGTAGCTAGCATGATGCAGCCTGGCGGTGGCCAGGGAGTTGGAGCCATCGGCAGCAGGGGCTGGGGTTCTGGACCAGGCCCCATCACCATGGGCCCCACTGGGGGAGCCAAACCCGACGGCCTAGGGCCCAACATGGGTCGGAGTGGAGGAGCACCCAGCTGGAACTCCCAGCCCAGCTTTAGCCTGAACCTGAACCCCAACGCCAACCCCTCGGCCTGGCCCGTGCTGGGGCAAGAGGGGGCTGGAGGTGGCCCGAACCCCGCCTCACTACCACCCAACGGTAGCCTGGGCAACGGGAGCCTGGGAGGGGACgagaacagcagcagcagcacctggGGAGGCATGATGAGCCCTGACGCCCCAAGCAGCATGGAACACCCCAACCTTAACACTGACGGACAAAACAGCCACCACACTAAGCAGCCCCTCAGCCCCATCCACGGGCTGCCCGGCTGGGGAGGCCAGTCCCCTACTGAGTCCTCCCAGCTCAACGGAGACGCAGGGAGCTCCGTCTGGGGCAACGGAGACACCAAGACATCCGCTGACTCCTCCTCCAAGAACTCAGGCTGGGACTCAGCACCCTCCGGAGGCATGTCCGGCTGGGGCCACTCTGGCAGCGGAGGAGGCGGGAGTGGCAGTGGAGAAGGAGGCTGGGGAGGAGACTGGGGGAAGCACTCCAGCGGTGGAGGAGAGGTCAAAGGAGGCTGGGATTCCTCAGATAGCCCAGCCCAGGACCAGCAGGTGAGCTCCTGGGGCCAGCCAACCCCGGCCCCGGCTAGTGAGGGTAGCGGGAGCGGTGGCAGCGAGGGGCGCTCCCATCGCAGGGAGAGGACTGGCAGCGAGGACGGAGGCCCCCCTCCCCTGCCTCGGCAGGACCTGGACCCCCGTGTGCTCTGCAACACAGGCTGGGGCCAGACGCCCGTCCGCCAGCACACCTCCTGGGAGATGGAGGAGCAGCGTGCCGCCAACGAGAAGAAGACCAGCGAGATGAGGGGAGGCGGTGGAGGGGACACTTGGAGGGGCTCCAACAGCCCCTCTTCCGGATCCCCACCGGACCCCCGGAACGGGGGAGCCAACCCCAACCTGGGACCATCTCAGAGGCCAGGCTCAGGGGGCTCCGGAGGCAAGAGCGAGGGCCCCTCAGGCTGGGGAGGTCCTCCACCCTCAGGCTGGGGGGAGCAGCCTGTCAACAAGGCCCCCAACGGTTCCGTCAGTGGCTGGGGGGACCCCATGGCCCAAGGCCCCAACACCACAAACAATGGTCCAAAGAGTGGAGGTCAATCCTGGGGTGTCCCTGAGAAGTCCTCCCCTACCTGGGACGACGGGCCAGCCAAGACCCAGCAGAACCAGAGCTGGGGAGAGGGGCCCAAGTCGTCCTCCCATGGCTGGGGTTCCGGCCATGGAAGTGGCAGCAATGGCTCCAATGGATCCAACGGCTCCAACGGTGGAGAGTGGAGAGAACCGGCCGAGGTGAAGAAGAATGGGTCCTCCAGCCACATGtgggaaggagaaggaggaaatGGACGAGGAGAAGGAGGAAATGGACGAGGAGATGGAGGAAATGGACGAGGAGAAGGGGGAAatggacgaggaggaggagggtggaaggacagccccagagggggtggaggaaatGGGAGCGGCTGGGGGTCGAAGCCTGCCCCTGCTGTTGGAGTTGGTGGCTGGGGGGAGACCCAGACCCAGCACCCCAACGGCCCAGCACCAGGATGGGGCTCCAAGCCCCAGGAAAGCCCCAACGGCCCATCACCAGGATGGGGCTTCAAGCCCCAGGAAGGCCCCAACGGCCCATCACCAGGATGGGGCTCCAAGCCCCAGGAAGGCCCCAACGGCCCAGCACCAGGATGGGGCTCCAAGCCCCAGGAAGGCCCCAGCGGCCCAGCACCAGGATGGGGCTCCAAGCCCCAGGAAGGCCCCAGCGGCCCAGCACCAGGATGGGGCTCCAAGCCCCAGGAAAGCCCCAACGGTCCTTCGCCAGGATGGGGCTCCAAGCCCCAGGAAAGCCCCAACGGTCCTTCGCCAGGATGGGGCTCCAAGCCTCAAGAAAGCCCCAACTGCAATAGTGGAGGAGGTGGACCAGGAGGAAGCAGCATGGGGTCCTGGGGCGGCCCTGCATCTGTAAGGCAGAGTTCCAACCCCGGCTGGGGCCCGGGGAGCTCCGGAGCCAAACCCGACCCAGCGATGGAGCCCACCGGCTGGGAggaaccctctcctccctccatccgcCGCAAGATGGAGATCGATGACGGCACGTCCACCTGGGGAGACCCCAGCGCCTACAACAAGACCGTGAATATGTGGGACCGCAACAACCCCACTGGAGGTAACGGTAACCAAGGCAACAACCCCACCCAGCCGCCAACCAGCAAGAGTAGCGGAGGCTTGACCGTCAACAACAGCCACAACAACCACTCCTCCGTCCCCCCTAGCAACAACAATCACCACCACATGAACCACCACCACCTGCACCACGGACAGCCCCCGCCACACAGCCAGCACCACGGCAACAACAATGGATCCGCCAACACCGCCGCCTCGCACCAGGGCGGAGGACCCCAGGGCAGACCACCTATGGCCAACCCAG gctGGGGGGAGCTGCCTAGTGTCCAGCAGCCCAAGCCAGAGCCAGCGTGGGGGGAGCCCGCTGGCCCCTCTCCTGCAGTGGACAACGGCACCTCTGCCTGGGGCAAACCCCCTGGTGTTCCTGGAGGCTGGGGCGATGGGGGGCACGAGCCCAATGGACCCTACAGGAGGGGAAACAACGGACCCTCTGGACCTGCACCCTGCAAGCCAG CCCTCAAATCTATGCAAGACGGTTGGGGAGgcgggagggaggaggagatgggcaTGTCTTCTGGCCAATGGGATGCTGACGCCGGAGAAATGTGGAACAGCCCCGCCTCCCAGGAGAGCAGCTCCTCCTGTAACTCGTGGGGCCAGCCACCCAAGAAGGGCCCGCCCAAGGGCAAGATGGGCAACCAGCCGGACGAAGCCTGGATCATGAACCGTCTCATCAAGCAGCTCACTGACATGGGCTTCCCG AGGGATCCTGCTGAGGAGGCTCTGAAGAGCAACAACATGAACCTGGACCAGGCCATGA GCGCTTTGTTGGAGAAGAAGACTGAACTGGACAAGCATGGCATGGGCATGTCAGACTACAACAACGGGATGAACAAGCCGTTGGGTTGCCGTCCCCAGGCCCTCTCCAAAGACCCCTCCTCGGACCGCAGCCCATTCCTAGACAAG GACGGTGGTCTGTCAGATGACGCCCCCCCCTCACCGTTTCTGCCTTCTCCCATCAGCCTGAAGCTCCCCCTGGTTAACAACCTGCAGCCTGGGCTGGCCCTGGGCTCCCCGGGGCTCAACATGCAAAACTTAAACAACAGACAG atgcagaGTGGAATGTTGGGCAGTAGTGGAGCAGCACTATCCCGGGCCATGCAGCAGCCTCCTCAGCCGCCAGTGCCGCCTCTCGGCTCCTCCCAGCCTAGTCTACGCGCTCAAGTGCCTCAGTTTCTCACCCCTCAG GTTCAAGCACAGCTCTTGCAGTTTGCTGCAAAAAACATTGGTCTGAACCCTGCACTTTTAACCTCACCAATAAACCCTCAACAAATGACCCTGTTGTACCAACTTCAGCAACTGCAAATG gcGTACCAGCGTTTACAaatccagcagcagatgatgcAAGCTCAGCGCAACGTCTCCGGTCCCATCAGACAACAAGAGCAGCAA GTTGCACGTACAATCAATAACATGCAGCAGCAGATCCAACAGCACCAGCGTCAGCTGTACCAGGCCCTGCTGATGAAGCAGCAGCCCCCCGGCTCTCACTCCTCCTCCGGCCTGCACCCCGGCCAAGGCAAATCAGCCCTGGACTCGTTCCCAGGCCACCCCCAGGCTCCGGGCCTCTCCGACCTGCACACCAAAGAGCCGCATTCTTCTCCCAACTCCTACAGCCCATTCCCCCTCT ctGGACTCAATCCAAACATGAATGTAAACTGCATGGAGGTGGGGGGCCTGTCCATGAAGGAGcctccccagccccagtcccgtCTGTCCCAGTGGACCCACCCCAACGCCATGGACAGCCTCTCTGGAAACTCCTCCCACATGGAGGCCAACCTCAATAAGCACG GTGCCATTTCTGCTGTTTCTAATCTGGGCCCCCCTGGAAAGCCCCCCCACATGGATGACTCCTACAGCCCCTACAGTATGATGGGTGGGTCTGAGTCCCCCACCTCCCCCCTGGTTCCCCCTGACAGCTGGGGCCAGGGACCGGGAAAGAGCCCTAAGGACCAGATCACCAACGGAACAAATATCAACTGGCCCCCAG AGTTCTGTCCAGGCGTGCCCTGGAAGGGCCTGCAGAACATTGACCCTGAGAATGACCCCAACATGACCCCAGGAAGTGTTCCCAGCGGCCCCACCATCAACACCAACATCCAGGACGTCAACCGCTACCTGCTCCGGGACCGCAGCGGAG gtaAACTATCTGACATGAAGTCCACCTGGTCCCCGGGGCCCATCTCCCACCCCTCCCAGGCCTCTCTGTCCCACGAGCTGTGGAAGGTCCCCCAGGGGCCCCGCAACAACACAGCCCCCTCCAGGCCACCTCCGGGCCTAACCAACCCCGCCAAGCCCTCTTCCACCTGGGGAGGAAACTCCCTGGGCCTGGCCCAAGGCTGGAGCAGCTCATACACCTCAG agGGCACAACCTGGAGCACAGACAGCTCCAACAGGACCAGTAGCTGGCTGGTACTGAGGAACCTCACCCCCCAGATAGACGGCTCCACCCTGCGGACGCTGTGCATGCAGCACGGCCCTCTCATCACATTCCACCTCTTCCTGACCCAGGGAAACGCTGTGGTTCGATACAGCTCCAAGGAGGAGGCTGCCAAGGCACAGAAGTCCCTGCACAT